One Candidatus Hydrogenedentota bacterium genomic region harbors:
- the trpS gene encoding tryptophan--tRNA ligase, giving the protein MAEKKGIILSGIRPTGRLHYGNYFGAIKSFIELQEGDNICYYFIADYHALTTITEREDFYQQTIDMLRTYVACGLDPEKSVIYRQSDLPCTAELTLLLGMITNIGFLARGTTYKDKMVKLEEAPGGVEGNPLSYGLLGYPVLMAADILIVRANKVPVGDDQRQHLEMAIDIAQRFNSRFGETLTVPEGMPRNALRLPGLDGSAKMGKSENNTLDLLDDAKTVLRKIKAVETTTDPEPLNTDSDDPDDVIPRMPNSVGALYRLLNLLAPEEVYRDFVGKYRRGEKFYGTLKTTLAEHVSAFNAPIIEKYNDPGNSQKTVEDFLRENAKRVTPVALETVEAVRQAIGIGHSLYRA; this is encoded by the coding sequence ATGGCTGAAAAGAAGGGAATAATCCTGTCGGGGATTCGTCCGACGGGACGGTTGCATTACGGCAATTACTTTGGCGCGATAAAGAGTTTCATCGAGCTCCAGGAAGGGGACAACATCTGCTATTACTTCATTGCGGATTACCACGCGTTGACGACTATTACGGAGCGGGAGGATTTCTACCAGCAGACGATTGATATGCTGCGGACATACGTGGCGTGCGGGCTCGACCCCGAAAAGTCCGTCATTTACCGCCAGAGCGATCTCCCGTGCACGGCCGAATTGACGCTGTTGCTGGGCATGATCACGAACATCGGATTTCTTGCGCGCGGCACAACCTACAAGGACAAGATGGTCAAGCTCGAGGAAGCGCCGGGCGGCGTTGAGGGCAACCCTCTGTCGTACGGGCTCCTCGGGTATCCTGTGCTCATGGCGGCGGACATCCTGATCGTACGGGCCAACAAGGTACCCGTAGGCGACGACCAACGCCAGCATCTCGAGATGGCCATCGATATCGCCCAGCGGTTCAATAGCCGGTTCGGGGAAACGCTCACGGTGCCCGAGGGCATGCCGCGCAATGCCCTGCGCCTGCCCGGCCTCGACGGGTCGGCCAAGATGGGAAAGAGTGAAAACAACACGCTCGATTTGCTCGATGACGCGAAAACCGTGCTGCGGAAGATCAAGGCAGTGGAGACGACAACCGATCCCGAGCCCCTGAACACCGACAGCGACGACCCGGACGATGTCATCCCGAGGATGCCCAACAGCGTGGGCGCATTATACCGCCTGCTGAACTTGCTGGCGCCCGAGGAAGTGTACCGGGACTTCGTAGGGAAATATCGCCGGGGAGAGAAGTTTTACGGCACTCTGAAGACGACGCTGGCGGAGCATGTGTCGGCATTCAACGCCCCTATCATCGAGAAATACAACGATCCCGGTAATTCGCAGAAGACGGTCGAGGATTTCCTGCGCGAAAACGCCAAGCGGGTAACGCCTGTCGCGCTCGAGACGGTCGAAGCAGTGCGCCAGGCCATCGGCATCGGTCACAGTCTATACCGTGCGTAG
- the gltA gene encoding NADPH-dependent glutamate synthase, which translates to MFRIAKRLLLAERIKEFEVEAAFIARKAKPGNFVLVRGYAHGERIPLTIADTNPEKGTITLVMQEMGKGTTQLGAMEEGDSFLDVVGPLGHEREISGPGKTICGVAGGVGVAPMYPQMKAHQQAGNRVVSIVGARSKPLLFWKDRMEAVSEKVLYSTDDGTFGHHGFAAQLLEQLLREGETFDEVIAIGPVPHMKAVTGVCKRHGVPVVVSLNPIMVDGTGMCGGCRVTVGGEVKYACVDGPEFDGAAVDFDELTRRQGTYRKNESAALQNHAAQGHDCRLQRQLASIRAELETAPGVLADQSFNRSAVLFVAENLARLGAGDGRFDEVATGLTFDAARKEASRCRLCANPLCIKGCPVEVDIPGFIAAIQRDDFSEAARILKDKNNLPAICGRVCPQETQCEAVCVLNGSERPVAIGALERFIADWEARFEPTTPRAATFNGQRIAVIGSGPGGLTCAADLAKMGYGVTIFEAFHDTGGVLRYGIPEFRLPKDIVDREVGYVKSLGVKIELNTVIGKIFSLEDLFAQGYEAIFIAVGAGAPAFLGIDGENLVGVYSANEFLTRVNLMKANRSDYDTPVCVGRKVAVIGAGNVSMDAARTAKRLGAQEVSIVYRRSRDEMPARAAEIEHAEHEGIIFQLLTNPKRILGDESGRVRGIECIRMQLGEPDDSGRRRPIPIPGSELEIECDMVIPALGNKANPLLTSNSPGIKLNKWGNIVADKETCATSMPGVYAGGDIVIGAATVIEAMGAGKRAARAIDAYLKNRQAATTS; encoded by the coding sequence ATGTTTCGTATCGCTAAAAGACTGCTGCTCGCCGAAAGAATCAAAGAGTTCGAGGTCGAAGCTGCGTTCATCGCCCGCAAGGCAAAACCCGGGAACTTCGTGCTCGTCCGCGGCTATGCCCACGGCGAACGGATACCCCTGACCATAGCGGACACCAACCCCGAGAAGGGCACCATTACCCTCGTGATGCAGGAAATGGGCAAGGGGACGACGCAGTTGGGCGCCATGGAAGAGGGCGACAGCTTTCTGGACGTCGTGGGACCCCTCGGGCACGAACGTGAAATCTCCGGCCCGGGAAAGACCATATGCGGCGTCGCCGGGGGAGTCGGCGTCGCCCCGATGTATCCCCAGATGAAGGCCCACCAACAAGCGGGCAACCGGGTCGTCTCGATTGTGGGCGCCCGCAGCAAACCCCTTTTGTTCTGGAAGGACCGCATGGAAGCCGTCAGCGAGAAGGTCTTGTACAGCACCGATGACGGCACGTTCGGGCATCACGGATTCGCAGCACAACTCCTCGAGCAGCTCCTGCGGGAAGGCGAGACATTCGATGAAGTAATTGCCATCGGTCCCGTGCCTCACATGAAGGCCGTGACCGGTGTCTGCAAGCGACATGGGGTCCCCGTTGTGGTGAGCCTGAACCCCATCATGGTCGACGGCACGGGAATGTGCGGCGGATGCCGCGTTACGGTCGGCGGCGAAGTAAAATACGCGTGCGTGGATGGGCCGGAATTCGACGGGGCTGCCGTCGATTTCGACGAGTTGACCCGCCGCCAGGGAACATACCGGAAAAACGAGTCGGCCGCGCTCCAAAACCATGCGGCGCAAGGGCACGACTGCCGCCTGCAACGCCAGCTCGCTTCCATTCGCGCCGAGTTGGAGACGGCCCCGGGCGTGCTCGCGGACCAGTCGTTCAATCGCAGCGCCGTGTTGTTCGTCGCCGAAAACCTGGCGCGGCTGGGTGCGGGCGACGGCCGGTTTGACGAGGTCGCCACAGGGCTCACGTTCGATGCAGCCCGCAAAGAAGCGTCGCGCTGCCGCCTGTGCGCTAACCCGCTCTGCATCAAGGGGTGCCCGGTGGAAGTGGACATCCCCGGGTTCATCGCGGCAATCCAACGGGACGATTTCTCGGAGGCCGCCCGAATTCTCAAAGACAAAAACAACCTTCCGGCCATCTGCGGACGCGTGTGTCCGCAAGAAACACAATGCGAGGCCGTATGCGTGCTGAACGGCTCCGAAAGGCCCGTCGCCATCGGCGCACTCGAGCGGTTCATCGCGGACTGGGAGGCTCGGTTCGAACCAACGACGCCCCGTGCCGCAACGTTCAACGGACAAAGGATCGCGGTCATCGGAAGCGGGCCGGGAGGTCTCACCTGCGCTGCGGACCTGGCGAAAATGGGGTATGGCGTCACGATCTTCGAGGCTTTCCACGACACCGGAGGCGTGTTGCGCTACGGCATTCCGGAATTCCGACTGCCGAAGGATATTGTTGACCGCGAAGTAGGTTATGTGAAGAGCCTTGGCGTTAAAATCGAGTTGAACACGGTGATTGGCAAAATTTTCTCCCTCGAGGACCTGTTCGCGCAGGGCTACGAAGCGATATTCATTGCTGTAGGCGCGGGCGCACCGGCCTTCTTGGGTATTGACGGCGAGAACCTGGTCGGCGTGTACAGCGCAAATGAGTTTCTCACGCGCGTCAACCTGATGAAGGCCAACCGCAGCGACTACGATACCCCTGTATGCGTAGGACGCAAGGTCGCCGTGATCGGGGCCGGAAACGTCTCCATGGATGCCGCGCGCACCGCGAAACGGCTCGGTGCCCAGGAAGTAAGCATCGTATATAGACGCTCCCGAGACGAAATGCCTGCTCGGGCCGCCGAAATCGAGCATGCCGAACACGAGGGGATTATCTTCCAGTTGTTGACCAACCCCAAACGCATCCTCGGCGATGAGTCGGGACGCGTCCGTGGCATCGAATGCATCCGCATGCAGTTGGGCGAGCCGGACGATTCGGGCCGCCGCCGTCCCATTCCAATACCGGGTTCTGAACTCGAGATCGAATGCGACATGGTGATTCCTGCGCTTGGCAACAAGGCTAACCCCCTGCTGACCTCAAACAGTCCGGGGATCAAACTCAATAAATGGGGCAACATTGTCGCCGACAAGGAGACGTGTGCAACCTCGATGCCGGGCGTGTACGCGGGAGGAGACATTGTCATCGGCGCCGCCACCGTAATCGAGGCGATGGGTGCAGGCAAGCGCGCCGCAAGAGCTATCGACGCCTACCTGAAGAACAGACAGGCCGCTACAACGTCCTGA